A window from Thalassophryne amazonica chromosome 15, fThaAma1.1, whole genome shotgun sequence encodes these proteins:
- the LOC117526649 gene encoding myeloid-associated differentiation marker homolog, translating into MPLVVLEAKDIASPIFVVRTWELLSSCLTFSLVASLDPSELNKDPSFVRQHNSFRVFCMFIWCFFFIVTLLVHVLSIIQFHSLLPISWKNMTVSVAILGALMCLSAAVIFPWIIMDHDQVRPRPAVAIVASCLTVLAYIAECYVLRCQAQEQRGYMCSLPGLLKVIQFWGVCDFAGRCFMPFDRLLAAFSLTGVLLYMVTTVICFTRVLYLKGLGQNSFRTSDEMVLMETVIACITLLAYTVDFAFSIKLLCDRSHS; encoded by the exons ATGCCGTTGGTCGTACTGGAGGCCAAGGACATTGCCAGTCCGATCTTTGTGGTGAGAACATGGGAACTTTTGTCGAGTTGCCTCACCTTCAGCCTGGTGGCCTCGCTGGACCCCTCCGAGTTAAACAAAGACCCGTCGTTCGTACGCCAACACAACTCATTCAGGGTGTTCTGCATGTTCATCTGGTGCTTCTTCTTCATCGTCACGTTGCTCGTCCACGTTCTGAGCATCATCCAGTTTCACAGCCTCCTCCCCATATCCTGGAAGAACATGACTGTGAGCGTGGCCATCTTAGGCGCGTTAATGTGTCTGAGTGCCGCTGTGATTTTCCCTTGGATCATCATGGATCACGACCAAGTAAGGCCTCGCCCTGCGGTGGCCATTGTGGCATCCTGTCTCACAGTCTTGGCCTACATCGCTGAGTGCTACGTGCTTCGTTGCCAAGCGCAGGAGCAGAGAGGCTACATGTGCAGTCTGCCGGGCCTCCTGAAGGTCATCCAGTTCTGGGGCGTCT GCGACTTTGCCGGGCGATGTTTCATGCCTTTCGACAGACTTTTGGCCGCTTTCAGTCTGACTGGAGTTCTGCTCTACATGGTGACCACGGTGATCTGCTTCACCAGAGTGCTGTACCTGAAAGGCCTCGGACAAAACTCATTCCGGACCAGCGATGAGATGGTCCTCATGGAAACGGTGATCGCCTGCATTACCCTCTTAGCTTACACGGTTGACTTTGCCTTCTCCATTAAACTGTTGTGCGACAGGAGCCATTCTTAA
- the scrn2 gene encoding secernin-2, whose product MAEAPVSCDCFVSLPPGSRDDHVIFGKNSDRPRDEVQEVVYCPEASHPAGYMLECTYIQIPQVMHTHAVILSKPAWMWGAEMGANDQGVCIGNEAVWTREPVAPEEALLGMDLVRLGLERGNSAWAALSVITDLLEQHGQGGQCREDPAPLSYHNTFLLVDRNEAWVLETVGRLWVAQKITEGVKNISNQLTISTEISAEHPELRSVARAQGWWDGEGEFSFSQVFGAENPPARMELAIHRYKGGTELLQQHHGSVTAEVMMSILRDKSSRICMDSEEFCTTGSMVSVLPRDTSLPCVHFFTATPDPSRSIFKPFVFSDCTTPVLRVVSPQFGPDDPIRKQPRFQNQVDRRHDLYKAHQVALNSMKTNPDEGLAVYDILRDLESQCLSDISALLSGEISEQELGDLFFDCVDTEIKFYQ is encoded by the exons ATGGCAGAGGCTCCCGTGTCATGTGACTGTTTTGTGTCTTTGCCCCCCGGCTCTCGTGATGACCACGTAATCTTTGGGAAGAACTCAGATCGTCCCCGGGATGAGGTCCAGGAGGTGGTCTACTGTCCTGAAGCATCTCACCCTGCAGGTTACATGCTGGAG TGCACATACATCCAGATTCCCCAGGTGATGCATACACATGCCGTCATCCTCAGTAAGCCTGCTTGGATGTGGGGAGCTGAAATGGGAGCCAACGACCAGGGAGTCTGCATCGGGAACGAAGCAGTCTGGACCAGAGAGCCGGTCGCACCTGAAGAAGCTCTGCTTGGAATGGACCTGGTCCG tCTGGGCTTAGAGCGTGGCAACAGCGCCTGGGCAGCGCTCTCGGTGATCACTGACCTCCTGGAGCAGCACGGCCAGGGGGGGCAGTGCAGAGAGGATCCTGCGCCGTTAAGCTACCACAACACCTTCCTGCTGGTGGACCGCAACGAGGCCTGGGTGCTGGAAACCGTCGGGAGACTGTGGGTGGCACAGAAGATCACAG AGGGTGTGAAGAACATCTCCAACCAGCTGACCATCAGCACGGAGATCTCTGCAGAGCACCCGGAGCTGCGGAGCGTAGCCCGGGCTCAAGGCTGGTGGGACGGCGAAGGCGAGTTCAGTTTCTCTCAGGTGTTCGGTGCTGAGAACCCACCTGCCAGGATGGAGCTGGCCATACATCGCTACAAGGGAGGCACAGAGCTACTCCAGCAACATCATG GCTCAGTGACTGCAGAGGTGATGATGTCCATTCTGAGGGACAAGTCCAGTAGGATCTGCATGGATTCTGAGGAGTTTTGCACCACAGGCAGCATGGTGTCTGTCCTTCCCAGAGACACCAGCCTGCCCTGTGTTCACTTTTTCACCGCCACCCCAGATCCTTCAAG GTCTATATTCAAGCCTTTTGTCTTCTCCGACTGCACCACGCCAGTGCTGAGGGTGGTCTCGCCACAGTTTGGCCCAGACGACCCTATCAGGAAGCAGCCTCGCTTTCAGAACCAAGTGGACCGTAGACACGATCTGTACAAGGCCCACCAGGTGGCGCTAAACTCCATGAAGACTAACCCG GATGAGGGATTAGCCGTCTACGACATTTTGAGGGACTTGGAGTCCCAGTGTCTAAGTGACATTTCAGCCTTGCTGAGTGGCGAGATATCTGAACAGGAACTGGGGGACTTGTTCTTTGACTGTGTGGATACAGAGATTAAATTCTACCAGTGA